In the Alteromonas sp. M12 genome, one interval contains:
- a CDS encoding DUF2789 family protein: MLTENLELKDLFLQLGLANDEESIENFIAQHKGLDKSTKLEEASFWTQAQSTFIRQSFFEDAEWTELIDQLDNRLR, translated from the coding sequence ATGCTAACTGAAAATTTAGAGTTAAAGGATTTGTTTCTGCAATTAGGTTTAGCCAATGACGAGGAGTCAATTGAAAACTTTATAGCTCAGCACAAAGGATTGGATAAATCGACAAAACTAGAAGAAGCTAGTTTTTGGACACAGGCTCAATCGACTTTTATTAGACAATCTTTTTTTGAAGATGCGGAATGGACTGAGTTGATCGATCAGCTAGACAATCGACTACGATAA
- a CDS encoding GNAT family N-acetyltransferase, producing the protein MSNTAQDINPLDKIKAVYLAAEDLKIAASILYQAYHDDPLFLDIFDSEKEGYESRLRGAIREELNAFWTAKQPMIGLFEDERLLAVACMIKPDSAFNPDRFWHWRLKMLLTAGYIGTKQMIEKEQRVRERIPHEKYHMLSFIGVHPDHQHRGLGHVLMSAIDSIVLEEEKSEGVGVYVTLPKCLSFFSDGKYEHIDELKVSRITGQIMFRPRSE; encoded by the coding sequence ATGTCAAATACTGCACAAGACATAAATCCGCTAGATAAAATCAAAGCTGTTTATCTGGCCGCTGAAGATTTAAAAATTGCCGCATCAATTTTATATCAAGCTTATCATGATGATCCGCTGTTTTTAGATATATTCGATTCTGAGAAGGAAGGGTATGAATCCCGTTTAAGGGGCGCAATTAGAGAAGAGTTAAATGCCTTTTGGACCGCTAAACAGCCAATGATTGGTCTTTTTGAAGATGAACGTTTATTGGCAGTAGCATGTATGATTAAACCTGATAGTGCGTTCAACCCCGACCGATTTTGGCATTGGCGCTTAAAGATGTTGCTTACCGCTGGTTATATAGGCACCAAGCAAATGATCGAAAAGGAACAGCGGGTAAGAGAGCGTATTCCCCATGAAAAATACCATATGTTGTCGTTTATTGGAGTGCATCCAGATCATCAGCACAGAGGTCTTGGACACGTTTTAATGAGTGCGATTGATAGTATTGTGCTAGAAGAAGAAAAAAGTGAAGGTGTTGGGGTTTATGTCACTCTACCTAAATGTTTGTCATTCTTCTCCGACGGAAAATATGAACATATTGATGAACTAAAAGTCTCACGCATAACTGGGCAAATAATGTTTAGACCTCGGTCAGAGTAA
- a CDS encoding DUF3192 domain-containing protein gives MKKTLVAAALVLPLTLSGCVISVGGEGDYSYQSDWEQKERKNRKAIARLESNTAIEDIRSRMGTPDFSELYQQNNDEINVLFYRTQRREGDGVTTKDECTPLVFKNGNLIGWGDSAYNNI, from the coding sequence ATGAAAAAAACGCTTGTTGCTGCAGCATTAGTATTACCACTGACATTATCTGGATGTGTTATATCGGTTGGTGGGGAAGGGGATTACTCATACCAATCGGATTGGGAACAAAAAGAACGTAAAAATAGAAAGGCGATTGCAAGACTGGAATCCAATACAGCCATCGAAGATATTAGAAGTCGCATGGGCACGCCAGATTTCAGTGAACTATATCAACAAAATAATGATGAAATAAATGTTTTGTTTTATCGCACCCAGCGTCGCGAAGGTGATGGTGTCACAACTAAAGATGAATGCACGCCTTTGGTGTTCAAAAATGGTAATTTAATTGGTTGGGGCGACTCTGCTTACAACAATATCTAA